In Flavobacterium sp. 83, the genomic window TGCCGAAAAATTAAAACTGGAAACGACTTATTCCAGTAACGGAAAAGAAATTTATAGCATCTGTATGAAAACAGGTGCCGAAGGTTTAGTAGAAAACTACCTTTCTCCCGATGAACTGTGGAACAAAACATTTGCCGTTCAAAATGAGTGGAGAGAAAAATTTGCTTCCGTTCCCTTTGAAGACAAAGGAGGTTCTTGGCAATTGCGCTATTACCAGGAAATAGCAGTTAAAAACACCTTGGAAGCATTGGCTAATAACGAGCAACGCATTTTATTGACATTAGCCACAGGAACAGGAAAAACAGCCATTGCTTTTCAAATTGCGTGGAAATTATTCCAAACCCGTTGGAATTTAAAGCGTGACGGAAGTCGCAGACCTAGAATATTGTTTTTAGCAGATAGAAATATACTGGCGGATCAGGCATTCAATTCTTTTTCTGCTTTTCCGGAAGATGCATTAGTACGAATTAACCCCAAAGAAATAAGTAAAAAAGGAAGCGTTCCCACTAACGGAAGTATTTTCTTTACCATATTTCAAACCTTTATGAGTGGTACGGATGCCGAGGGAAATCCAGCACCTTATTTTGGAGCTTATCCTCCGGATTATTTCGATTTCATTATCATTGATGAGTGTCATCGTGGTGGTGCAAACAATGAGGGAAATTGGAGAGGTATTTTAGATTATTTTTCTCCTGCGGTACAATTAGGATTAACGGCTACACCAAAACGAAAAGACAACGTTGATACCTATAAATATTTTGGCGAACCCGTTTATATTTATTCACTCAAAGAAGGTATAAATGATGGTTTCCTGACACCATTTAAGGTAAAACGCATTAAGACCACTCTTGATGATTATATCTACACCAGCGACGATAATATAATCGAAGGAGAAATTGAAGAGGGAAAACGCTACGAAGAAAAAGATTTCAATAAAATCATTGAAATTAAAGAACGTGAAGCCAAACGGGTAAAAATATTTATGGATGAAGCCAATCAAAAAGAAAAGGCAATCATCTTTTGCGCTACACAGGAACACGCAGCTGCCGTTCGCGATCTAGTCAATCAATACAAAACTTCCAAAGACCCTAATTATTGCGTTCGTGTTACGGCCAATGATGGTGAAATTGGCGAACAGTTTTTAAGAGAATTTCAGGATAATGAAAAAATAATACCAACCATCCTGACCACTTCTCAAAAACTTTCTACTGGGGTTGATGCTCGAAACATTAGAAACATCGTTTTGATGCGTCCAGTAAATTCAATGATTGAGTTCAAACAAATCGTAGGTAGAGGAACCCGTTTATTTGACGGCAAAGAGTTTTTTACCATTTATGATTTTGTAGATGCCTACCACCATTTTGCTGACCCGGAATGGGACGGAGAACCTATTGAAGAAGAAGTGTGTTTAAATTGTGGTCAATCTCCTTGTGGATGTGATAAACCAATTCCAAAACCTTGCTCAATTTGCGGACAACAACCTTGTATTTGTGTGAATGAACCACCACCTCCTTGCCTCAAATGCGAGCAAAGTCCTTGTATTTGCAAAAAGAAAGTAAAGGTTAAATTAAAGAACGGTAAAGAATTAGAAATCCAACATATGATTTCCACTTCATTCTGGAGTGCCGATGGAACACCAATTTCATCAGAAGAGTTTATGCAAAACTTATTTGGCTCACTTCCTGATTTTTTCAAAAGCGAAGAGGAATTGCGAACCCTTTGGAGTAACCCGTTAACCCGAAAAACATTGCTGGAGAAATTAGACGAAGCAGGTTTTGGCAAGGACGAATTAACCACACTTCAAACACTTATTGATGCTGAGAAAAGCGATATTTTTGACGTACTGGAATATGTTTTCAATAGTGATATAAAACCAATT contains:
- the hsdR gene encoding EcoAI/FtnUII family type I restriction enzme subunit R, which gives rise to MNEAETRAELIDPKLKACGWGVIEGSKILREYNITAGKIQTGGTRSKKIIADYILVYKGIKLAVVEAKSDNLGVGEGVAQAKQYAEKLKLETTYSSNGKEIYSICMKTGAEGLVENYLSPDELWNKTFAVQNEWREKFASVPFEDKGGSWQLRYYQEIAVKNTLEALANNEQRILLTLATGTGKTAIAFQIAWKLFQTRWNLKRDGSRRPRILFLADRNILADQAFNSFSAFPEDALVRINPKEISKKGSVPTNGSIFFTIFQTFMSGTDAEGNPAPYFGAYPPDYFDFIIIDECHRGGANNEGNWRGILDYFSPAVQLGLTATPKRKDNVDTYKYFGEPVYIYSLKEGINDGFLTPFKVKRIKTTLDDYIYTSDDNIIEGEIEEGKRYEEKDFNKIIEIKEREAKRVKIFMDEANQKEKAIIFCATQEHAAAVRDLVNQYKTSKDPNYCVRVTANDGEIGEQFLREFQDNEKIIPTILTTSQKLSTGVDARNIRNIVLMRPVNSMIEFKQIVGRGTRLFDGKEFFTIYDFVDAYHHFADPEWDGEPIEEEVCLNCGQSPCGCDKPIPKPCSICGQQPCICVNEPPPPCLKCEQSPCICKKKVKVKLKNGKELEIQHMISTSFWSADGTPISSEEFMQNLFGSLPDFFKSEEELRTLWSNPLTRKTLLEKLDEAGFGKDELTTLQTLIDAEKSDIFDVLEYVFNSDIKPITREERVAAAQATIFVLLNDKQKEFIEFVLSKYIETGVEELDQEKLPILLTNKYQSFEDAGAQLGDLSKVRELFIDFQKHLYQRGTA